A segment of the Carya illinoinensis cultivar Pawnee chromosome 1, C.illinoinensisPawnee_v1, whole genome shotgun sequence genome:
CCCAGAAACCGCTCACCAGATTAGCAAAGGTTTCATAAttgtctttctttctctcccattttctTATTGGTTAAAAATCGTATCTGGGTCGtgaaatttcttttattctggGAGGGTGGGTTAAATAGTTTGTGGTTTTCATTTGGAGCGGAGGAGGATTCGTTTGGTGCGGGATATATTcgtttatacatattttttattgcaTACTTCTATATTTTCCGTCTTCAATGGATGGTTTTTCTCGTTTTGTGTGTTTTAATTGCCAGAATGATTTGCAGGTAAACACTTGATCTCTTAATCGGAAAtcgaaaaacattaaaatcacccTGACGTACCATGGTCTAGTCCACCAGCTAATTGATCCAGCCAATTATTCATCCCACAATAATCTTCTATCACCATCCATGTCGACCGTAAACACCCATAAAAGTCTACTGAAAGTTGCCATCAACACTTCTTAAAGTGTAGTCTCCAACATAATCCTCCATGCACTCTTTCGATTTTTTTCCACCCCACCTTGTATCCCTTGTAAACACCAAAAGACTTGCATATGGATAATTTTAAAGGATGAAGAATTTCAATTACCATAAGTGATGGAAACAGAACTTGGAAGTCTACTACGAATTGGAGAAGCCGCAGTGGAATAGGACACGAAGTGGGTTGAAGTTATGTTTTATTCtagaatatttattatttaagtagAGTAAGAAGAGTTATTATGACTGTAgttgttttattgctttaaaTTAGTTCATGTCAGTTAGGATTGTTATTCTAATTAGTAATTAGAATAGGAGTAGGATTGTTATTTCAGAAATGCTTTGGTCCCAAAAAGTGTACCGaatcccccttttttttttttttttaacttagtgattaagtatattttttttagtgatgttgtgaatttttttattttaagaatataaacaaatgaatgaaaaaaaaggcTTTATTCGGTGAGTATTCAGGCTACATCCTTCGGTGGGATGTAGCAACGctcttattatttttgttagaaTAGGAGTAGGTTTCCATATATGGTCAGGAGTGCATGGCTATACATACTAGGGTCTAGTTTATTTTCAATGATCAGAAAGAATATAAAACTTGTGGTTTGTTCCAGCCCTACGTGGATCGCAATTTATCACTTTTCATCATAGTAAGATCCTGGTTCCATCAGTCAGAAGttaatgatattgaatttttatctttctttgagtgcaattttgctttgttttttttcccctttatgCATAGATTCATGGTTTCAAGTGGGATTCGTCCTGACTACTGGTATCAACAGTGCTTATGTACTGGGATACTCTGGGACTATCATGGTGCCTTTGGGTTGGATATTTGGTGTAGTTGGTTTGATCGCAGCCACCGCTATATCTTTGTATGCAAATACTCTTATTGCCAATCTTCATGAATTTGGGGGGAGGAGGCATATCAGATACAGAGATCTGGCGGGATATATATACGGTATGagcaaaaaaggaaaataacagATGAGAATTAATTGTACTCCTTTCTGTTTTATAATTTCCTAAGCTTTATCTTTTGGGGTTTTCCAATGGCAGGTAGGAAAGCTTATTCTCTCACATGGGGATTGCAATATGTCAATCTTTTCATGATTAACACTGGGTTTATCATTTTGGCTGGTTCGGCCCTAAAGGTAAGATCAAATAGAATAGAATGGCTTATCTTTTCTTACTGCCTTCATATTCCTAGATATCAAGTTGTTCACTTAGTGCTTCACTATTCTTGCAACTGGAAAAGGTTGTCTTCTCCGTCCCTTATAACAGAATTGTGCATAAAATAGATATGCAAAAGATCCCTTTTTTTCGTTAGCTAATACTCTGTCATAGTCTGATAATATGTGCCTCATTCTATTTCACTCCATGCTTTACATCTGACAGTCACCATTGAGCTATTTGAATAAGAACTAGCTAAAGTTATGTCAACTTGATAAAGCATAAGTGTGCTTTATCAGTTAAGAACTCTGCTCTGTAAATTGCATCAAGTCAATAAATGCAGTAGTTAAAGTTACCTGAATTATTTCTCAACCTTTTGGTCTGTGCATTTTCTATTGCAGGCTGTTTATGTACTTTTCAGGGATGACCAGGCCTTGAAGCTCCCATACTGTATTGTTATAGCTGGGTTTGTATGTGCCTTGTTTGCCATATGTATACCCCATTTATCAGCGCTAAGGATTTGGCTGGGATTTTCAACATTCTTCAGCCTAGTTTATATAATCATAGCATTCGTGCTGTCGCTTCAAGATGGTAAGGTCTCTTGGTGTTTTATTCCAGAATTGTGCTTACCATTTGAACATATTCATGTAATGATATAAACCCTGTTCCTTGTGTTGCATGGATGATAAAATGTCAAATTATTAACACACTAGGGCATAAGACTAGGTTCTTAGGCTGGCATCTTAGAGATCAATTGGGGCATTAGCTAGCTTGATCAGTGATCAGGTGGTTTGGTTTGCAAAACCATGGTTACCTGAGGTGACATTCTAAATATGCAAGGAAGTGGGATGCGGGTGCTTTAACTACATGGTTTTGAAGGCTTGACTCAGTGCAATTCCCTTGAATGTCCTTGATAGTAATCATTAGCTAGAGTTTCTCCTGAAAAGAATGCTCGTGATTTCTTTCTCAGTTTCTTGTGATTTTGATTGGTGCCTTTCATCTATGCCAGTGcaactaataataaattttctaGTTAAGAATCTTGTAGTGTTGAGTTTACATCAATATTCTCTTCGTTATTTTAGGAATCAAGGCCCCAGCCAGGGATTATGGCATTCCAGGAACAACAAGCAGCAAAATCTTCACAACAATAGGGGCAGCTGCTAATCTTGTTTTTGCATTCAATACCGGAATGCTTCCAGAGATACAGGTAGGCTAGGAGTACATGGCCTTGAGTTTTTAATGAGCGAGGGAATCCTCTTGTCTCATCTGCATGAATGATTGGTGTTTTACAGTTTTTGAAAACTTTCCGCCTTCCTGTTCCTGGTCATAGGATAATGAAGGCATTGAAGCGTAGTAGTTTTGATACTTAGGGAAAACTGAACTCTTTGAATCCGCTTGCTgcttttaaaaaacaataaaatttgcaTTCCTCGATAAGAATAGGCATGTCATTTGTAACTCTctttccacttttttttttttttttttacacctgcATGTCTTCAAAACTCACCttttttttctgcattttttgttttaaattctaACAGGCAACTGTGAGGAAGCCTGTTGTTGACAACATGTTAAAAGCTTTGTACTTCCAGTTCACAGTGGGGGTTTTACCAATGTATCTTGTCACTTTTGTTGGATACTGGGCTTATGGATCTTCTACATCTTCTTACTTGCTCAACAATGTCACCGGTCCGGTTTGGGTCAAGGCGATGGCCAATATTTCTGCCTTTCTGCAGACAGTCATTGCTTTGCATGTACTTGCCTTCCTTCCTCACTCTTCGTTTCCCAAAATATTGTCTTCTATTTCTTGCTGTTGCACTAACCATAAGCTTCCTCTGCTGCTTGTAGATATTTGCAAGTCCAATGTACGAGTATTTGGACACCAAATACGGTATTAAAGGAAGTGCATTGTCATATCGCAACTTGTCATTCAGAATTGCGGTAAGAGGCGGCTACCTAGCTATTAACACGCTGGTTTCAGCTCTTTTGCCGTTCCTCGGAGACTTCATGAGCCTCACAGGGGCAATCAGCACATTTCCTTTGACGTTTATCCTAGCAAACCACATGTATCTAGTGGCGAAGAAGAACAAACTCAGCTCATTACAGAAGCTCTGGCATTGGCTCAACGTTTGTTTCTTTGGCTGCATGTCCGTGGCAGCTGCAGTTGCAGCCTTGAGGCTCATTTCCGTAGATTCCAAAGCATACCATGTATTTGCGGATATATGATGGCTTTCTCTTCTAgtatcagaagaagaagaagaaaaaaaaaaggaaatgatgGTTTTCCCTTCTAGTCTTCttcccacattttttttttaaagaaaatgttatATAGAGTACTCTCATTTCACTAATATTCTATCCTGGTGACATTGCTTATAATCTTTGAATCAACtcttattcttttaaagaaaaaaatcacggATTAATAGAAAGTGCTCTCAGTATAATAAGATGAAGTGAGATAAGGGTAATAAATAGCAtagatttttatattattgttgttttaaaatttttccaaactgttcatgcacagttcctgattgaCAAGTTGGGTATTTGTTTTTCTGTGTGTACAAGTAGGGGTATTTGTTATCTTTTTGAATTGAGGCtttcagcatatatatatatatataatagcctGCCGTTTTGCAAATATGATTATTGTCCaattttatcatgaaaaattttattcataagtctcatacaccacacaccacattttttattatttttttaatttttttctcttatcaaatgtgtagtatatggatgattaatagaagaattctattattttaaaaagaataaaactaaataaaatttaaaaaataaatttaaaaaataaaaaattatgtagtgTGTGGTGTATAGACTTATGAGTAGCATAGCTCTTTTATCATACTTTGATCCAGGCTTTTTTCGTTCGATCGAACGAGGTGTCAGGTGTGTGCGCTTTGCATACG
Coding sequences within it:
- the LOC122291687 gene encoding proline transporter 2 isoform X1, with product MMECSDEDSRPQKIHDEDPLSVDSPETAHQISKDSWFQVGFVLTTGINSAYVLGYSGTIMVPLGWIFGVVGLIAATAISLYANTLIANLHEFGGRRHIRYRDLAGYIYGRKAYSLTWGLQYVNLFMINTGFIILAGSALKAVYVLFRDDQALKLPYCIVIAGFVCALFAICIPHLSALRIWLGFSTFFSLVYIIIAFVLSLQDGIKAPARDYGIPGTTSSKIFTTIGAAANLVFAFNTGMLPEIQATVRKPVVDNMLKALYFQFTVGVLPMYLVTFVGYWAYGSSTSSYLLNNVTGPVWVKAMANISAFLQTVIALHIFASPMYEYLDTKYGIKGSALSYRNLSFRIAVRGGYLAINTLVSALLPFLGDFMSLTGAISTFPLTFILANHMYLVAKKNKLSSLQKLWHWLNVCFFGCMSVAAAVAALRLISVDSKAYHVFADI
- the LOC122291687 gene encoding proline transporter 1 isoform X2, producing MVPLGWIFGVVGLIAATAISLYANTLIANLHEFGGRRHIRYRDLAGYIYGRKAYSLTWGLQYVNLFMINTGFIILAGSALKAVYVLFRDDQALKLPYCIVIAGFVCALFAICIPHLSALRIWLGFSTFFSLVYIIIAFVLSLQDGIKAPARDYGIPGTTSSKIFTTIGAAANLVFAFNTGMLPEIQATVRKPVVDNMLKALYFQFTVGVLPMYLVTFVGYWAYGSSTSSYLLNNVTGPVWVKAMANISAFLQTVIALHIFASPMYEYLDTKYGIKGSALSYRNLSFRIAVRGGYLAINTLVSALLPFLGDFMSLTGAISTFPLTFILANHMYLVAKKNKLSSLQKLWHWLNVCFFGCMSVAAAVAALRLISVDSKAYHVFADI